The following proteins are encoded in a genomic region of Salvelinus namaycush isolate Seneca chromosome 12, SaNama_1.0, whole genome shotgun sequence:
- the LOC120057343 gene encoding steroid receptor RNA activator 1-like isoform X1, translated as MKEEKKPWRRRTFTSNQERGWNDPPQFSYGLQTAAQGGPKRTPLNKRVPPPQLTGSPCPVPGDFPSRTAPMTPPTNPLAPPCSMNTPPRPCPVAAPLVGVMMMATPPPPFPVVEHTDSSSSQSESEPDVDDVVTLLNWALTACRHTVKKQVCNDVAKRLKLFEDMWKSGKLSLPVRRRMNGLVQELKSCNWDAADEIHRALIVDHVNEVSQWMVGVKRLIAETRNLNPDLLHTQEVDQSLDTSKHN; from the exons ATGAAAGAAGAAAAGAAGCCATGGAGGCGGAGGACCTTTACATCAAACCAG GAGCGGGGCTGGAATGACCCTCCACAGTTTTCCTATGGTTTGCAGACAGCAGCACAAGGTGGTCCCAAGAGGACCCCTCTCAACAAGAGAGTGCCCCCACCTCAACTCACAGGATCCCCTT GTCCTGTCCCAGGAGATTTTCCTTCCCGAACAGCTCCAATGACTCCTCCTACCAACCCACTGGCCCCTCCATGTAGTATGAACACGCCCCCTCGTCCATGTCCTGTCGCAGCCCCTCTTGTTGGGGTGATGATGATGGCCACACCTCCACCACCTTTCCCTGTGGTAGAGCACACAGACTCTTCCAGTAGCCAATCAGAGAGTGAGCCAGATGTCGACGATGTAGTCACTCTTCTCAACTGGGCACTGACAGCTTGTAGACACACAGTCAAA AAACAGGTGTGTAATGATGTGGCGAAGCGTCTGAAGCTCTTTGAGGACATGTGGAAATCTGGGAAGCTGTCACTTCCTGTTAGGAGAAGAATGAATGGACTGGTGCAAG AGTTGAAGAGTTGTAACTGGGACGCTGCTGATGAGATCCACCGGGCTCTGATAGTGGACCATGTTAACGAGGTCAGTCAGTGGATGGTGGGGGTCAAACGTCTCATCGCCGAAACACGCAACTTAAACCCGGACCTCCTGCACACACAGGAAGTAGACCAGAGTCTAGACACCAGCAAGCACAACTAA
- the LOC120057343 gene encoding steroid receptor RNA activator 1-like isoform X2 produces MEAEDLYIKPGNQERGWNDPPQFSYGLQTAAQGGPKRTPLNKRVPPPQLTGSPCPVPGDFPSRTAPMTPPTNPLAPPCSMNTPPRPCPVAAPLVGVMMMATPPPPFPVVEHTDSSSSQSESEPDVDDVVTLLNWALTACRHTVKKQVCNDVAKRLKLFEDMWKSGKLSLPVRRRMNGLVQELKSCNWDAADEIHRALIVDHVNEVSQWMVGVKRLIAETRNLNPDLLHTQEVDQSLDTSKHN; encoded by the exons ATGGAGGCGGAGGACCTTTACATCAAACCAG GTAATCAGGAGCGGGGCTGGAATGACCCTCCACAGTTTTCCTATGGTTTGCAGACAGCAGCACAAGGTGGTCCCAAGAGGACCCCTCTCAACAAGAGAGTGCCCCCACCTCAACTCACAGGATCCCCTT GTCCTGTCCCAGGAGATTTTCCTTCCCGAACAGCTCCAATGACTCCTCCTACCAACCCACTGGCCCCTCCATGTAGTATGAACACGCCCCCTCGTCCATGTCCTGTCGCAGCCCCTCTTGTTGGGGTGATGATGATGGCCACACCTCCACCACCTTTCCCTGTGGTAGAGCACACAGACTCTTCCAGTAGCCAATCAGAGAGTGAGCCAGATGTCGACGATGTAGTCACTCTTCTCAACTGGGCACTGACAGCTTGTAGACACACAGTCAAA AAACAGGTGTGTAATGATGTGGCGAAGCGTCTGAAGCTCTTTGAGGACATGTGGAAATCTGGGAAGCTGTCACTTCCTGTTAGGAGAAGAATGAATGGACTGGTGCAAG AGTTGAAGAGTTGTAACTGGGACGCTGCTGATGAGATCCACCGGGCTCTGATAGTGGACCATGTTAACGAGGTCAGTCAGTGGATGGTGGGGGTCAAACGTCTCATCGCCGAAACACGCAACTTAAACCCGGACCTCCTGCACACACAGGAAGTAGACCAGAGTCTAGACACCAGCAAGCACAACTAA
- the LOC120057343 gene encoding steroid receptor RNA activator 1-like isoform X3: MEAEDLYIKPGPVPGDFPSRTAPMTPPTNPLAPPCSMNTPPRPCPVAAPLVGVMMMATPPPPFPVVEHTDSSSSQSESEPDVDDVVTLLNWALTACRHTVKKQVCNDVAKRLKLFEDMWKSGKLSLPVRRRMNGLVQELKSCNWDAADEIHRALIVDHVNEVSQWMVGVKRLIAETRNLNPDLLHTQEVDQSLDTSKHN, encoded by the exons ATGGAGGCGGAGGACCTTTACATCAAACCAG GTCCTGTCCCAGGAGATTTTCCTTCCCGAACAGCTCCAATGACTCCTCCTACCAACCCACTGGCCCCTCCATGTAGTATGAACACGCCCCCTCGTCCATGTCCTGTCGCAGCCCCTCTTGTTGGGGTGATGATGATGGCCACACCTCCACCACCTTTCCCTGTGGTAGAGCACACAGACTCTTCCAGTAGCCAATCAGAGAGTGAGCCAGATGTCGACGATGTAGTCACTCTTCTCAACTGGGCACTGACAGCTTGTAGACACACAGTCAAA AAACAGGTGTGTAATGATGTGGCGAAGCGTCTGAAGCTCTTTGAGGACATGTGGAAATCTGGGAAGCTGTCACTTCCTGTTAGGAGAAGAATGAATGGACTGGTGCAAG AGTTGAAGAGTTGTAACTGGGACGCTGCTGATGAGATCCACCGGGCTCTGATAGTGGACCATGTTAACGAGGTCAGTCAGTGGATGGTGGGGGTCAAACGTCTCATCGCCGAAACACGCAACTTAAACCCGGACCTCCTGCACACACAGGAAGTAGACCAGAGTCTAGACACCAGCAAGCACAACTAA